One window of Bacillus alkalicellulosilyticus genomic DNA carries:
- a CDS encoding NAD(P)/FAD-dependent oxidoreductase, producing MILDCAVIGGGPAGLNAALVLGRSRRNTVLFDDNKPRNAVTSESHGFITRDGIHPQEFRRIAHEELSRYPDVSIEKQRVHRIDKEKNLFQVETENGEVYSAKKIILATGFKEVLPDIPRVKEFYGKSLFSCPFCDGWELRDRPLAVIAEDYKAFHMAKVASNWTNDLIIFTNGNKIFSLEEQELFKNNDIRINEKKISSLIGKEGMLEKIQLEDGTSVLREGGFVTAEWKQAASFDSLGYTLNELGGITTDSWQRTNTEGVYACGDTRIIGLSQLIIAAGEGSMAAMSVNAALIEEKFSQEK from the coding sequence ATGATTTTAGACTGTGCAGTGATTGGCGGAGGACCGGCTGGATTAAATGCTGCTTTAGTACTTGGAAGATCAAGACGCAACACGGTCCTGTTTGATGACAACAAACCGAGAAATGCGGTGACTTCTGAGTCCCACGGGTTTATCACAAGGGATGGTATACATCCGCAAGAGTTCAGAAGGATTGCCCATGAAGAATTGAGTAGGTACCCGGACGTGAGCATTGAAAAGCAACGGGTGCATCGTATAGATAAAGAAAAAAACTTGTTTCAAGTAGAGACAGAAAATGGGGAAGTTTACAGCGCGAAAAAGATTATACTGGCCACCGGATTTAAGGAAGTCCTTCCAGATATTCCACGCGTGAAAGAGTTCTATGGCAAGAGCCTGTTTAGCTGTCCTTTCTGTGATGGTTGGGAATTAAGAGATCGGCCGCTGGCAGTGATCGCTGAAGATTATAAGGCGTTTCATATGGCGAAAGTGGCGTCCAACTGGACCAATGATTTAATAATTTTTACTAACGGCAATAAAATCTTTTCGCTCGAAGAACAAGAATTATTCAAAAACAATGACATCAGAATTAACGAAAAGAAGATTTCCTCACTCATTGGCAAAGAGGGGATGCTGGAGAAAATCCAGCTTGAAGATGGAACTTCAGTGCTACGTGAGGGAGGGTTTGTCACTGCGGAATGGAAACAGGCAGCTTCTTTTGATTCTCTTGGCTATACATTAAATGAGCTGGGGGGGATCACAACTGACAGCTGGCAACGCACGAACACAGAAGGGGTGTATGCTTGCGGTGATACGCGAATTATCGGTCTTTCCCAGTTAATTATTGCGGCAGGGGAAGGTAGTATGGCTGCCATGTCTGTGAATGCAGCACTGATAGAAGAAAAATTTAGTCAGGAAAAATAG
- a CDS encoding DUF3427 domain-containing protein: protein MGTFIQSLESSLYKGFINREIGKAGNYKPTLLVNNPKTNQNVLSSLLEELEQSKSFIFSVAFITESGLATLKSHLLDLMQKGITGKIVTSTFLNFNQPKVFRELLKITNVEVRLTNLQGFHSKGYIFEHDTYYSLIVGSSNLTAHALKVNYEWNVKLTSHENGDIVHHFKNQFDEVWEQSQPLSDEWVTQYELTYKPVDYSKMGEQVIELPAKYPINSIEEALKIEPNKMQQAALEQIQAVREAGHDKGLIISATGTGKTYLSAFDTRRFAPKRMLFVVHREQILNKAKSDFMNILGGIEEDFGILSGTSKQSNAKYLFATIQTISKAETLHWFDREAFDYILIDEVHKAGAKSYQTVIDYFKPTFLMGMTATPERTDDFNIYELFDYNIAYEIRLQEALEEDMLCPFHYFGVTDLEIDGKVIDDTTVIENLVTDERVNHIIEKINYYGFSGKCVKGLIFCSRKEEAHQLSGILNEKAFRTVALTGDASPQEREAQIKRLEGGELDYIITVDIFNEGIDIPCINQVVMLRQTQSSIIFIQQLGRGLRKHDSKEFVTIIDFIGNYKNNYLIPIALSGDKSQNKDNIRRNTKDTSYLKGVSTINFEEIAKKQIFKAINNTKLTALKILRDAYTELKNRMGRVPHLQDFLSNHSIDPVVIMSEYPNYYQFLQKIKEEVPALTYYENSVLTMLSSEMVTGKRKHEIILLQLLLKIGQVEYQTFMDKLEQSHCRTDQATIQSVLRVLNLSFFNQTSKKKYGDMPVVTLSEERIFSFNEAICKSLNENDYFRFLVADVVQTAETKSNLYDEEIPLTLYQKYSRKDTCKLLNWANDETATMFGYKTKHGTCPIYITYHKKDEVESSVNYGDEFLSPEVVRWFTRSNRTLQSEEVRTIINAVENEIDLHIFVKKDDDEGTDFYYLGMATPDKQSVEQSTMKNDKGKEIPVVTMNLMMEQPIDSKLYHYLIRD from the coding sequence ATGGGTACTTTTATTCAAAGCTTAGAATCATCATTATATAAAGGATTTATAAATCGGGAAATTGGTAAGGCCGGTAATTATAAGCCGACATTGTTAGTAAACAATCCGAAAACCAATCAAAATGTTCTTTCCTCTTTACTAGAAGAACTAGAGCAAAGTAAATCGTTTATTTTTTCGGTGGCCTTTATTACGGAAAGTGGACTGGCAACATTAAAGTCTCATTTGCTAGACCTTATGCAAAAAGGAATCACAGGAAAAATTGTGACATCTACCTTTCTCAATTTTAATCAGCCCAAAGTGTTTCGAGAACTTCTTAAGATTACCAATGTCGAAGTTAGACTAACTAATTTACAAGGTTTTCACTCGAAAGGCTACATTTTTGAGCACGATACCTACTATTCTCTTATTGTCGGCAGCTCAAATTTAACGGCACATGCACTGAAGGTGAATTATGAATGGAATGTTAAGCTTACCTCTCATGAGAATGGGGACATTGTCCATCATTTTAAAAATCAATTCGACGAAGTGTGGGAGCAATCTCAGCCTTTATCCGACGAGTGGGTTACTCAATACGAGTTAACGTATAAGCCGGTTGATTATAGCAAAATGGGAGAACAGGTCATTGAGCTTCCAGCTAAATATCCAATCAATTCGATTGAGGAAGCACTTAAAATTGAGCCTAATAAAATGCAGCAGGCAGCGCTTGAACAAATTCAAGCAGTTCGGGAAGCGGGTCATGACAAAGGCTTAATCATATCCGCGACAGGTACAGGGAAAACGTATTTATCAGCTTTTGATACAAGAAGATTTGCGCCAAAACGAATGCTCTTTGTCGTTCACCGTGAACAAATTTTAAATAAAGCAAAGTCGGATTTTATGAACATTCTTGGTGGAATAGAAGAGGACTTTGGGATTTTATCAGGGACAAGTAAGCAATCAAACGCCAAATATCTTTTTGCGACGATTCAAACGATATCAAAAGCAGAAACCCTTCATTGGTTTGATAGAGAGGCATTTGATTATATTTTAATTGATGAGGTTCATAAAGCCGGTGCAAAATCGTATCAAACCGTTATCGATTATTTTAAACCAACGTTTCTTATGGGAATGACAGCGACTCCAGAACGTACGGATGATTTTAATATATATGAGCTGTTTGATTATAATATCGCCTATGAAATCAGGTTACAGGAAGCGCTTGAAGAAGATATGCTTTGTCCGTTTCATTACTTCGGGGTAACGGACCTTGAAATAGATGGTAAGGTTATTGATGATACAACGGTTATCGAAAACCTTGTAACAGATGAGCGAGTAAATCACATCATTGAGAAAATCAATTATTACGGCTTTTCTGGAAAGTGTGTCAAAGGCTTAATTTTTTGTAGTCGAAAAGAAGAAGCGCATCAACTTTCAGGCATTTTAAATGAAAAAGCATTCCGCACAGTTGCTCTGACTGGAGATGCCTCTCCGCAAGAAAGGGAAGCTCAAATAAAACGACTTGAAGGCGGAGAATTGGATTACATTATTACTGTAGACATTTTTAATGAAGGGATTGATATTCCTTGTATCAATCAAGTCGTCATGCTAAGGCAAACTCAATCTAGCATTATCTTCATTCAACAGCTAGGAAGAGGGCTTAGAAAGCATGATTCAAAAGAGTTTGTTACAATTATTGATTTTATCGGAAATTATAAAAATAATTACTTAATCCCAATTGCGTTATCAGGTGATAAATCACAAAACAAAGACAACATTAGACGAAACACAAAAGATACAAGCTATCTAAAAGGCGTTTCTACGATCAACTTTGAGGAGATTGCAAAAAAACAAATCTTCAAGGCGATAAACAACACAAAATTAACAGCACTTAAGATTTTACGAGACGCGTATACAGAATTGAAAAATAGAATGGGTAGAGTGCCACACCTACAGGACTTTTTGTCCAATCATTCGATTGACCCCGTTGTCATTATGAGTGAGTATCCAAACTACTATCAATTTCTACAAAAGATAAAAGAAGAGGTTCCAGCTCTTACTTATTATGAAAATAGTGTTCTTACGATGCTTTCTTCAGAAATGGTAACCGGGAAACGGAAGCATGAAATCATCTTATTACAGCTGTTGCTAAAAATCGGTCAGGTGGAATATCAAACGTTTATGGACAAGCTGGAACAGTCTCATTGTCGAACAGACCAGGCTACAATACAATCGGTTCTCCGTGTGTTAAACCTGTCCTTCTTCAATCAAACGAGCAAAAAGAAGTATGGGGATATGCCTGTAGTTACGTTAAGCGAAGAGAGAATATTTTCATTTAATGAAGCAATTTGTAAAAGTTTAAATGAAAACGATTATTTTAGGTTTCTTGTTGCAGATGTGGTGCAGACAGCTGAAACCAAAAGTAATCTTTACGATGAGGAGATCCCTCTTACTCTTTACCAAAAGTATTCTCGTAAGGACACTTGTAAGCTGTTAAACTGGGCAAACGATGAAACAGCAACGATGTTTGGTTATAAAACCAAGCATGGCACATGTCCGATTTATATTACGTATCATAAAAAGGACGAGGTCGAATCGAGTGTCAACTATGGCGATGAATTCTTGAGTCCAGAAGTTGTAAGATGGTTTACCCGTAGCAACCGGACACTACAATCAGAAGAGGTCCGAACGATTATCAATGCCGTTGAAAATGAGATAGACCTTCATATCTTTGTGAAAAAAGATGATGATGAAGGAACAGACTTCTACTATTTAGGAATGGCTACACCTGATAAACAAAGTGTGGAACAATCGACGATGAAAAATGATAAAGGCAAAGAAATCCCGGTTGTCACAATGAACCTGATGATGGAGCAACCGATTGATAGTAAGTTATATCATTATTTGATTAGGGACTAG
- a CDS encoding class I SAM-dependent methyltransferase, giving the protein MMHHSHAKHSKGKVSYLESPERRNEFSPEQLLNMIPLKETDNLLDFGAGTGYFSIPAAKRIKGNVYALDIDGAMIEIINEKALEEQVTNIVPVHGSMEALPFAEDSIDIIIASLVLHEIQPLAPLLQQMKQVLKKEGYLICLELEPKISPGKVPRITLEGMELEMNKAGFKVTEKFFPTESLYMLVTQKAE; this is encoded by the coding sequence ATGATGCACCACTCGCACGCAAAGCATAGTAAAGGAAAAGTATCGTACTTGGAAAGTCCCGAACGAAGAAATGAATTCTCTCCAGAACAACTATTGAACATGATTCCTTTAAAAGAAACTGACAACCTATTGGACTTTGGCGCCGGAACTGGTTATTTTTCCATTCCTGCGGCAAAAAGGATTAAGGGCAACGTCTACGCACTAGATATCGACGGTGCCATGATTGAAATAATAAATGAGAAAGCTTTGGAGGAACAAGTGACAAATATCGTCCCAGTGCATGGTAGTATGGAGGCACTTCCTTTTGCAGAAGATTCTATCGATATCATTATTGCTTCTTTGGTCCTGCATGAAATTCAGCCTCTCGCGCCGCTATTACAGCAAATGAAACAGGTACTGAAAAAAGAAGGTTATCTCATTTGCCTTGAACTTGAACCAAAGATAAGTCCCGGGAAAGTACCTAGAATTACCTTGGAAGGTATGGAACTTGAAATGAACAAAGCAGGATTTAAAGTAACGGAGAAATTCTTTCCAACAGAATCTCTATACATGCTCGTTACGCAGAAGGCAGAGTAA
- a CDS encoding serine hydrolase domain-containing protein, protein MDKFLQGITEQYHLDKDLMEKFNRSIEKSKIKSCLVLKEGTLIYQYYKNNKIQTNLQRINSCTKSIISILIGITLDKGYISSIDVTMEHFFPDIVAKQMDFRKKNITIRQLLTMSVGLDWPEFGEWNYMPPMFHRDLVDFVFDRELIEEPGLSMNYNSGCSHVLSAVLTKATGMKTSAFAEEYLFKPIGIDGNYLWFEDAKGISYGSDGLRLHPSSLAKIGQLYLQEGMWNGKQIVSSEWVRSSTEPQLLTYEYIGYYASHWWVAKVNPNDMDFSINNRMIFAMGVNGQFIIIIPRFQTVIVFTSTLDNTDTIKPLDFVRDYLVKSMLMNE, encoded by the coding sequence TTGGATAAGTTTCTACAAGGTATAACAGAACAGTATCATTTGGATAAAGATTTGATGGAGAAATTTAACAGGTCTATAGAAAAATCTAAAATTAAGAGTTGTTTGGTTTTAAAAGAAGGCACACTTATATATCAATACTACAAAAACAATAAAATTCAAACTAATTTACAACGAATCAATTCATGTACCAAAAGCATTATATCTATATTAATAGGAATTACACTTGATAAAGGTTATATCTCGTCTATCGATGTAACCATGGAGCATTTCTTCCCTGATATTGTTGCTAAACAAATGGACTTTCGAAAGAAGAATATTACCATTAGACAGCTCTTGACAATGAGCGTTGGACTTGACTGGCCAGAGTTTGGGGAATGGAACTACATGCCACCTATGTTCCATCGTGATTTAGTTGATTTTGTGTTTGACAGAGAACTCATTGAAGAACCAGGATTAAGCATGAATTATAATTCAGGATGTTCTCATGTGCTTTCAGCCGTATTAACAAAAGCAACAGGGATGAAAACATCAGCTTTTGCCGAGGAATATTTATTTAAGCCAATAGGTATTGACGGCAATTATCTCTGGTTTGAAGATGCTAAAGGTATCAGTTACGGGTCGGATGGCCTCCGTTTACATCCATCTAGTTTAGCTAAAATTGGCCAACTCTATTTACAGGAGGGGATGTGGAACGGAAAGCAAATTGTATCTTCAGAGTGGGTGCGATCCTCTACAGAACCTCAACTGTTAACGTATGAATATATTGGTTATTATGCTTCGCATTGGTGGGTGGCTAAAGTTAACCCTAATGACATGGATTTTTCGATAAACAACAGAATGATATTTGCGATGGGAGTAAATGGTCAGTTTATTATTATTATTCCTAGATTCCAAACTGTTATTGTGTTTACAAGCACATTGGACAATACCGATACCATTAAACCTTTGGATTTTGTACGGGACTATTTAGTCAAATCGATGCTAATGAATGAGTAA
- a CDS encoding AAA domain-containing protein codes for MDAYLDRSSSLTKSVIGKLTEKSLNQGLPLPKAWVELVRNSTYVHWIDQVEKKHPEVQKISTNEFNRIREAFAEGIDTKRQVAKKYLSHELAEAAIQLKETKGRKLKELNHQVTKKRRVWPLRKLIEEFSHDGLLDVLPVWLTSPETVSSIFPLDEGLFDLVIFDEASQCTVESSVPAIYRAKQVIVAGDEKQLPPFNMFQSSVVDEDEDGDYDIDDSQSLLNLAKRRFPEKILQWHYRSKYEDLINFSNHAFYQGQVQIAPNVYPQKNPPAMIWKKVDGLWVNQSNEIEAITVVDEIKQFLIQQPDKTLGVITFNAKQQDKILDMIDKKVQEDEEFKALYNQVMSRELDERIFVKNIENVQGDERDFILFSIGYAKNEEGRIYNRFGMLNQQGGENRLNVAVTRAKEGIIVISSVEPEELNVSSTAHIGPRLLRSYLKYVRAVSQMSQEQMKAVINEVKENTNTQAQQTELVFDSPFEEQVHKQLTQLGYKVDTQVGMSGYRIDLAIIHPNDPQRYILGVECDGAMYHSSKNAKERDVYRQRFLENRGWTIERIWSRNWWRNSSTEIERIHQKVKAMVQEEEARIAVNK; via the coding sequence ATGGATGCTTATCTAGACAGAAGCTCTTCTTTAACAAAAAGTGTAATTGGCAAACTTACAGAGAAGTCGTTAAATCAAGGCTTGCCTTTACCAAAAGCGTGGGTTGAGCTTGTCCGAAATTCTACTTATGTGCATTGGATTGACCAGGTGGAAAAGAAACATCCCGAAGTACAAAAGATTTCAACGAACGAATTCAACCGGATTCGTGAGGCGTTTGCGGAGGGAATTGATACGAAAAGACAGGTTGCCAAAAAATACTTGAGTCATGAGTTAGCTGAAGCGGCAATTCAATTGAAAGAAACGAAAGGACGAAAATTAAAAGAACTTAACCATCAGGTGACAAAAAAACGAAGAGTATGGCCACTGCGAAAATTAATAGAGGAATTTTCTCATGATGGCTTGTTGGATGTTCTTCCAGTTTGGTTGACTTCTCCTGAAACCGTTTCTTCCATTTTTCCGCTAGACGAAGGATTATTTGATTTGGTTATCTTTGATGAAGCATCTCAGTGTACGGTAGAAAGTAGTGTTCCTGCAATTTATCGAGCAAAACAAGTGATTGTGGCTGGTGATGAAAAGCAGCTGCCTCCATTTAATATGTTTCAAAGTTCAGTGGTGGATGAGGACGAAGACGGAGACTATGATATCGATGATTCTCAAAGTTTGTTAAACCTTGCGAAGAGAAGATTCCCAGAAAAGATATTGCAATGGCATTATCGTTCCAAATATGAGGATCTTATCAATTTTTCAAATCATGCCTTTTATCAAGGACAAGTACAAATTGCACCTAATGTTTATCCACAGAAAAATCCGCCTGCGATGATATGGAAAAAAGTCGATGGTCTTTGGGTTAATCAAAGTAATGAAATCGAAGCCATAACCGTTGTGGACGAAATCAAACAGTTCCTAATCCAACAACCCGATAAAACACTTGGGGTCATTACCTTTAATGCCAAGCAACAAGATAAGATACTCGATATGATAGATAAAAAAGTCCAAGAGGATGAGGAGTTTAAAGCTCTGTATAATCAAGTGATGAGCAGAGAATTAGACGAACGAATTTTTGTGAAAAACATTGAAAATGTTCAAGGGGATGAGCGAGATTTCATCTTGTTTTCGATTGGCTATGCCAAGAATGAAGAAGGACGCATCTACAATCGTTTTGGAATGTTAAATCAACAAGGTGGGGAAAATCGGTTAAATGTTGCGGTCACACGTGCGAAGGAAGGTATCATCGTCATCTCAAGTGTGGAGCCAGAGGAACTGAATGTGTCGAGTACAGCTCATATTGGGCCACGTCTGTTACGGTCATATTTAAAATATGTAAGAGCTGTTTCGCAAATGAGCCAAGAGCAGATGAAAGCTGTTATAAATGAAGTGAAAGAAAACACAAATACCCAAGCTCAGCAAACAGAGCTAGTATTTGATTCTCCTTTTGAAGAACAAGTGCATAAACAACTGACACAGCTAGGCTATAAAGTCGATACACAAGTCGGGATGTCAGGGTATCGAATAGACCTGGCGATTATTCACCCGAATGACCCACAACGGTACATTCTTGGAGTCGAGTGTGATGGGGCGATGTACCATAGTTCAAAAAATGCAAAGGAACGAGACGTGTATCGCCAGCGCTTCCTAGAAAATCGGGGATGGACGATTGAAAGAATCTGGAGTCGAAACTGGTGGAGAAATTCTTCAACAGAAATAGAGAGAATTCATCAGAAAGTGAAAGCGATGGTACAAGAAGAGGAAGCAAGGATCGCAGTGAATAAGTAA
- a CDS encoding S8 family peptidase — MKQLIVCFKPRTKRSRCLKIHKEIKGKLLKEIKEIGIHVVTVSPSEWSTCLSKYASSPDVMFVEEDHIIHVDPIPNTEDSSLLLINVETVTNDPLYERQWGLANVNAQGAWELARVSPMSARIAILDTGVNRMHPDLRGKVIHDANFSDSSTADDGNGHGTHVAGIAAAVTNNRNGIAGMSYNSAGIMNIKVMEDSGSGSTSNIAQGIIYAANQGAHVINLSIGSPIGNETLRNAVNYAYQHGALVVGAAGNNSTTNENYPAAYQQVIAVAALDRSNQLASFSNHGTWVDVAAPGEEILSTYPETKSETGYRVASGTSQATPFISGLAGLIKATNPTLTNRQIRSIILRATDRSLSGVRYGRIDARRAVQLAQNSTGSELQQASNIPSVWLNPFVN, encoded by the coding sequence ATGAAACAACTCATCGTTTGTTTTAAACCTAGGACAAAAAGATCAAGGTGTTTGAAGATACACAAGGAAATAAAGGGAAAACTTTTGAAAGAAATTAAAGAAATAGGGATACATGTTGTAACAGTTTCTCCTAGTGAGTGGTCAACATGTCTTTCAAAATATGCCTCTTCACCTGACGTTATGTTTGTGGAAGAAGACCATATTATACATGTGGACCCCATACCAAATACGGAAGATTCCTCATTATTATTAATTAACGTTGAGACGGTCACAAACGACCCCTTATATGAAAGACAATGGGGGCTTGCAAATGTTAACGCACAAGGAGCATGGGAGCTGGCCCGTGTTTCGCCAATGTCAGCAAGGATTGCTATACTTGATACCGGTGTAAATCGGATGCATCCGGATTTGAGGGGTAAGGTCATCCATGATGCCAACTTTTCAGACTCATCAACAGCTGATGATGGAAATGGTCATGGAACACATGTGGCTGGCATCGCAGCAGCTGTAACCAACAATAGAAATGGAATTGCTGGGATGAGTTACAACTCCGCTGGAATTATGAATATTAAAGTGATGGAAGACTCTGGAAGTGGGTCGACTAGCAACATTGCTCAGGGTATCATATATGCAGCAAATCAAGGAGCACACGTCATTAATCTAAGTATTGGCTCTCCAATAGGGAATGAAACACTGAGAAATGCCGTAAATTATGCCTATCAACACGGAGCTCTGGTAGTGGGTGCAGCAGGAAATAATTCTACTACGAATGAGAATTATCCTGCCGCATATCAACAAGTAATTGCTGTTGCTGCTTTAGATCGAAGCAATCAGCTAGCGTCATTTTCCAACCATGGAACCTGGGTCGACGTAGCGGCGCCTGGCGAAGAAATACTTTCAACTTATCCTGAGACAAAATCAGAAACAGGCTATAGGGTTGCATCAGGAACGTCACAAGCAACACCTTTTATAAGTGGACTTGCAGGGTTAATAAAGGCAACAAATCCAACGCTAACGAATAGACAGATTAGGTCCATCATCCTGCGAGCGACAGACCGATCTCTATCTGGAGTACGGTATGGAAGGATTGATGCACGCAGAGCGGTTCAGCTAGCCCAGAATTCAACAGGGAGTGAACTACAACAAGCCAGTAACATTCCTTCTGTGTGGTTGAACCCATTCGTTAATTGA
- a CDS encoding MFS transporter, with the protein MSSKVDDEFERYIDSPGKQQQLFKRTLLIVSISQIFGGAGLAAGITVGALLARDMFGTDAYGGLPIALFTVGSAGAAFLVGRLSQRFGRRTGLVAGFIAGGLGASGIVLAAITNNIFLLLASLFIYGAGMSSNLQARYAGTDLANSKQRGTAVSVALVSTTFGAVAGPFSVDILGGFALSIGIPALAGPFLLAAVAFFLAGVILYVFLRPDPFILAKRIQAYNIEHKTSSTSLESIDLTKTKRGIAVGATIMILTQMVMIAIMTMTPLHMEHHGHGLHEIGIVIGCHLGAMYLPSLVTGILVDKVGRTVMAIASGATLLLAGIVAALAPGDSFLVLLLALCLLGLGWNFGLISGTALIIDSTEPETRAKTQGTVDVLYALAGASGGAMSGMVVAGSSFATLSLAGGLLSLLLIPVVIWSLRGRRE; encoded by the coding sequence ATGAGTAGTAAAGTGGATGATGAGTTTGAGAGATATATAGATTCTCCGGGAAAACAACAACAGTTATTTAAGCGTACGTTACTTATCGTGAGTATTTCACAAATTTTTGGTGGGGCCGGTCTTGCAGCAGGAATTACGGTTGGTGCTCTGCTGGCCAGAGACATGTTTGGAACTGATGCGTATGGGGGATTACCGATTGCTTTATTTACCGTAGGGTCTGCAGGGGCAGCCTTTTTGGTAGGGCGACTGTCGCAACGGTTTGGACGCAGGACAGGGCTAGTGGCTGGATTTATTGCCGGAGGCCTAGGAGCAAGTGGTATTGTATTAGCAGCAATTACTAACAATATCTTTTTGTTGCTAGCTTCTTTATTCATTTATGGGGCAGGTATGTCTTCGAATTTACAGGCTCGGTATGCTGGTACGGATTTAGCGAACAGCAAACAAAGAGGAACGGCTGTGAGTGTTGCGCTTGTGTCGACAACGTTTGGTGCTGTGGCAGGTCCTTTTTCAGTCGATATATTAGGAGGGTTTGCGCTATCGATTGGCATTCCAGCACTAGCAGGTCCTTTTCTTTTAGCCGCTGTTGCTTTTTTCTTAGCGGGTGTGATTCTTTACGTTTTTCTTCGCCCGGATCCTTTCATCCTAGCTAAAAGAATTCAAGCTTACAATATAGAACACAAAACATCTAGTACATCGCTAGAATCTATAGATTTAACTAAAACTAAACGAGGGATTGCCGTTGGAGCGACGATTATGATACTCACGCAAATGGTGATGATTGCAATTATGACGATGACTCCTTTGCATATGGAGCATCACGGACATGGCTTACATGAAATTGGTATTGTGATTGGATGCCATCTTGGTGCGATGTATCTTCCCTCACTTGTGACTGGAATCCTTGTTGATAAAGTGGGACGAACGGTTATGGCGATAGCGTCAGGGGCGACATTGCTTCTTGCAGGAATAGTGGCAGCTCTCGCACCAGGAGATTCATTTTTAGTGTTACTTCTAGCGCTATGTTTACTAGGATTAGGCTGGAACTTTGGATTAATCAGTGGAACTGCCTTGATTATTGATTCAACAGAACCAGAAACGCGAGCAAAAACCCAAGGAACCGTTGATGTGCTATATGCGTTAGCTGGTGCATCTGGAGGAGCGATGTCAGGGATGGTTG
- a CDS encoding (deoxy)nucleoside triphosphate pyrophosphohydrolase, with product MKRNIHVVGAVIIKNEKILCAQRGLGKVLPLLWEFPGGKIEENETPQEALRREIHEEMHCEVEIGEKVEHTVHEYDFGIVHLTTYYCQMLKGEPVLTEHVAIKWLAPDELHSLEWAPADIPAIEKLSRLPLGN from the coding sequence ATGAAAAGAAATATCCACGTTGTGGGTGCCGTGATTATAAAGAATGAAAAAATCTTATGTGCGCAAAGAGGCCTAGGTAAGGTATTGCCTTTACTGTGGGAGTTTCCGGGTGGGAAAATTGAAGAAAATGAAACCCCTCAGGAGGCACTTCGTCGGGAAATTCATGAAGAGATGCATTGTGAAGTTGAAATTGGGGAGAAGGTCGAACATACCGTTCATGAATATGACTTTGGCATTGTTCACTTGACGACATATTATTGTCAAATGCTCAAGGGAGAGCCTGTTCTTACTGAGCATGTAGCGATAAAATGGTTAGCTCCAGATGAACTTCACTCGTTGGAGTGGGCACCGGCTGATATCCCAGCGATTGAAAAGCTTTCTAGGCTTCCATTAGGAAACTAA
- a CDS encoding Rrf2 family transcriptional regulator encodes MKYSNATNYALHTMVHLMLQPGGSSVGVQELAEMQHLSPTYLSKVLTKLTKAGLIESTPGAKGGYKISRTKHEISFLDVIHAIEGETSIFDCSIHHHGCLIENVMRQAEENMKKELASKLLIHIAEEAKSKQK; translated from the coding sequence ATGAAGTATTCAAACGCGACAAACTACGCTCTGCATACGATGGTCCATTTAATGCTACAGCCTGGGGGGAGCTCAGTGGGAGTGCAGGAATTAGCCGAAATGCAGCATCTTTCCCCAACGTATCTTTCTAAGGTTTTAACCAAACTTACGAAAGCGGGTTTGATTGAATCGACACCTGGAGCGAAGGGAGGCTATAAAATCTCCAGAACAAAACATGAAATATCCTTTTTGGATGTTATTCATGCGATTGAAGGAGAGACTAGCATATTTGACTGCTCCATTCATCATCATGGCTGTTTAATTGAGAACGTCATGAGACAGGCAGAGGAAAATATGAAAAAAGAACTGGCATCAAAGCTTCTGATTCATATTGCTGAAGAGGCAAAATCAAAACAGAAATAA